From the genome of Salvelinus fontinalis isolate EN_2023a chromosome 20, ASM2944872v1, whole genome shotgun sequence, one region includes:
- the LOC129817697 gene encoding potassium voltage-gated channel subfamily F member 1-like encodes MWGITRTRYADCNGTEASEETGIVLNIGGVKQVLCGDVLNRFPETRLAELWNTSKGCLEDLSSLCDDYDSGKGEFYFDRDPDAFKCIIELYYYGEIHIKRGICPICFVKEMEFWKIDLYFLDDCCKGDLQEAEDELAEIAEKVQTILVDREGDPSARGWQCFQMCLWKLLEKPESSLSARVIAIVSFLFILISSVVMCVGTIPDLQVEDAEGNHMEHPILEAIETACIGWFTVEYVLRLISSPNKVKFVLSFMNIIDFMAIMPFYVVLTLTSLGTAMMELANVQQAVQALRIMRIARIFKLARHSSGLQTLTSALKSSFSELGMLLMYMGVGVFLFSAMAYTLEQSHPETMFTSIPQSFWWAVITMTTVGYGDIYPKTTLGRCNAAVSFLCGVIAIALPIHPIINNFVIFYNKQQVLETAAKHEIELMALRSSEAGAEESGPNIQRRSVGVAAGVWDNAMRSCHSDTYIPLLKDPRAGIQTPSLDRSFDSS; translated from the coding sequence ATGTGGGGAATAACGAGGACGCGATATGCTGATTGCAATGGCACGGAGGCCAGTGAGGAGACCGGGATTGTCCTGAACATCGGTGGAGTAAAACAGGTGTTATGTGGGGATGTGCTGAACCGTTTTCCGGAGACCCGACTAGCGGAACTGTGGAACACCTCCAAGGGGTGTTTGGAGGACTTATCCTCGCTTTGTGACGACTATGACTCAGGGAAAGGTGAATTTTATTTTGACAGAGACCCGGACGCGTTTAAGTGTATAATTGAGCTGTATTACTACGGGGAGATACATATTAAACGGGGCATCTGTCCAATTTGTTTCGTAAAGGAGATGGAGTTCTGGAAAATCGACTTATATTTCCTGGACGATTGCTGTAAAGGCGACCTACAGGAGGCGGAGGACGAGCTTGCAGAGATTGCCGAGAAGGTTCAAACTATTCTGGTCGACCGGGAAGGGGACCCCTCTGCCAGGGGCTGGCAATGTTTCCAAATGTGCTTGTGGAAGCTTTTGGAGAAGCCGGAGTCGTCGCTGTCCGCGCGCGTCATCGCCATAGTGTCTTTCCTCTTCATCCTCATCTCCTCGGTGGTGATGTGCGTAGGCACCATCCCTGACCTGCAGGTGGAGGACGCTGAGGGCAATCACATGGAGCACCCGATCTTGGAGGCCATCGAGACCGCGTGTATCGGCTGGTTCACCGTTGAATACGTCCTGCGCTTGATATCGTCCCCGAATAAAGTGAAATTCGTCCTGTCCTTCATGAACATCATAGACTTCATGGCCATCATGCCCTTTTACGTGGTGCTGACTTTGACGTCTCTCGGCACGGCTATGATGGAGCTGGCTAATGTGCAGCAGGCGGTGCAGGCGCTGCGCATCATGCGCATTGCTCGCATCTTCAAACTGGCACGCCACTCCTCTGGGCTGCAGACTCTCACCTCGGCCCTGAAAAGCAGCTTCAGCGAGCTGGGGATGCTGCTCATGTACATGGGCGTGGGCGTCTTCTTGTTCTCGGCAATGGCCTACACCTTGGAGCAGAGCCACCCGGAAACCATGTTCACCAGCATCCCGCAGTCCTTTTGGTGGGCCGTCATCACCATGACCACCGTGGGctatggagacatctaccccaaGACCACGCTGGGTCGGTGCAACGCGGCCGTCAGCTTCCTCTGCGGGGTGATTGCCATCGCGCTGCCCATACACCCTATCATAAACAACTTCGTCATATTCTACAATAAGCAGCAGGTGCTCGAGACCGCGGCCAAACACGAGATCGAACTGATGGCGCTGCGTTCCAGCGAGGCAGGTGCAGAGGAGAGCGGGCCCAACATACAGCGCAGATCCGTCGGTGTCGCGGCCGGAGTGTGGGACAATGCCATGCGCTCCTGTCACAGTGACACCTACATTCCCCTGCTGAAAGACCCTAGAGCAGGAATACAAACCCCAAGCTTGGACAGAAGCTTTGACAGTTCATAG